In a genomic window of Hymenobacter chitinivorans DSM 11115:
- a CDS encoding glycosyltransferase family 9 protein — MKILVLRFSSIGDIVLTTPVVRALKQQVPGAQVHYCTKPAYRSIIEPNPYVDKAHYLTGSLAELVAELKQERFDFIVDLHNNLRTSILKLRLGVKSASFDKLNWQKWLLVNAKIDVLPRVHIVERYLAAAAPLGVQDDRQGLDYFIPPQDEVDLATLPAGFQGGYVAFAIGAQHATKRLPTERIIALCAQLNRPIILLGGPEDETTGHVVEQAFEQQSKEIHSFTHSLIYNACGRYSLNQSASLVRQAQLVVSHDTGLMHIAAAFHKEIFSVWGNTVPEFGMYPYRTEFRVLEVPGLPCRPCSKIGYAKCPQGHFRCMRDIRFDLDLPPTHDGR, encoded by the coding sequence ATGAAGATTCTGGTTCTGCGCTTTTCCTCCATCGGCGACATTGTGCTGACGACTCCCGTGGTGCGGGCCCTCAAGCAGCAGGTGCCCGGCGCCCAGGTGCACTATTGCACCAAACCGGCCTACCGCAGCATCATCGAGCCTAACCCCTACGTGGACAAGGCGCACTACCTCACTGGCTCCCTGGCCGAGCTGGTGGCCGAGCTTAAGCAGGAGCGGTTCGACTTCATCGTAGACCTGCACAACAACCTGCGGACCAGTATTCTCAAGCTGCGGCTGGGTGTGAAATCGGCCAGCTTCGACAAGCTCAACTGGCAGAAGTGGCTGCTGGTCAATGCCAAAATAGACGTGCTGCCCCGGGTGCACATCGTGGAGCGTTACTTGGCCGCCGCGGCCCCGCTGGGCGTGCAAGACGACCGGCAGGGCCTGGATTATTTTATTCCGCCCCAGGACGAAGTGGACCTGGCCACGCTGCCGGCCGGGTTTCAGGGCGGCTACGTGGCCTTTGCCATTGGGGCCCAGCACGCTACCAAGCGTCTGCCTACCGAACGAATCATTGCGCTCTGCGCCCAACTCAACCGGCCCATTATATTGCTTGGCGGCCCCGAAGACGAAACCACCGGCCACGTCGTGGAGCAGGCGTTTGAGCAGCAAAGCAAAGAAATTCACTCATTCACTCATTCACTCATTTACAACGCCTGCGGGCGGTACTCGCTGAATCAGTCGGCCTCCCTGGTGCGGCAGGCCCAGCTGGTCGTCAGCCACGACACGGGTCTGATGCACATTGCTGCGGCCTTTCATAAGGAAATATTCAGCGTGTGGGGCAACACCGTGCCCGAGTTTGGTATGTATCCCTACCGCACCGAGTTTCGGGTGCTGGAAGTGCCGGGTTTGCCCTGCCGGCCCTGTTCCAAAATTGGCTACGCCAAGTGCCCCCAGGGCCATTTCCGCTGCATGCGCGACATTCGTTTCGACCTCGACCTGCCGCCTACCCACGACGGGCGGTAA
- a CDS encoding DsbA family protein, which produces MEPTPDLPEILYIFDPLCGWCYGMSPVVERIQNEFAGRLTVSVLSGGMVTGEHVGPIRQDWDYISAALEQVEKVAGVQFGPAFRALGAEGSRVQDSEPPSRALTVFRQLDSYNQTASFAHAVQQAYFGEGKDLNDPDTYAVLAADFGLNVAEFQRRWALPETAQATRQEFAAVAKIGVQGFPTTILRIGNQGYVLARGFMPYDAFASSVEQALAQAQ; this is translated from the coding sequence ATGGAACCAACGCCCGATCTGCCCGAAATCCTCTACATCTTCGACCCGCTCTGCGGCTGGTGCTACGGCATGAGCCCCGTGGTGGAGCGAATTCAAAACGAGTTTGCCGGCCGCCTGACCGTGTCGGTGCTGAGCGGGGGAATGGTTACGGGGGAGCACGTGGGCCCGATTCGTCAGGACTGGGACTACATCAGCGCGGCCCTGGAGCAAGTGGAGAAAGTAGCCGGCGTGCAGTTCGGGCCGGCTTTTCGGGCCCTTGGTGCCGAGGGCAGCCGCGTGCAGGATTCTGAGCCGCCGAGCCGGGCCCTGACCGTGTTCCGCCAGCTTGACTCCTATAATCAAACCGCCAGCTTTGCCCACGCGGTGCAGCAGGCCTATTTCGGCGAAGGCAAAGACCTCAACGACCCGGATACCTACGCCGTGCTGGCTGCCGACTTTGGTCTGAACGTGGCCGAGTTTCAGCGGCGCTGGGCGTTGCCCGAAACCGCTCAGGCCACGCGTCAGGAGTTTGCCGCCGTGGCCAAAATCGGGGTGCAGGGCTTCCCCACGACCATTCTGCGCATCGGCAACCAGGGCTACGTGCTGGCCCGCGGCTTCATGCCCTACGACGCCTTTGCCAGCAGCGTGGAGCAGGCTTTAGCGCAGGCGCAGTAG
- the serS gene encoding serine--tRNA ligase — protein MLQVSVLRDNTELVLAGLAKRHYKTAEADVSAILNLDQRRKQLQTEHDQAQAEANDLARQIGGLMKSGDKAGAETLKARTAELKQLTKTHSDELVQVEEGLQQLLYKLPNVPHSSVPEGRSADDNEVVREVGQKPELAAGAKPHWDLIEQYDIIDFALGNKITGAGFPVYKGQGARLQRALINFFLDEARNAGYTEIQPPILVNEASGYGTGQLPDKEGQMYHSTADDLYLIPTAEVPITNLYRNEIIAAEKLPIRNAGYTPCFRREAGSWGAHVRGLNRLHQFDKVEIVQITEPEKSYEALEGMVAHIEGLLQKLGLPYRVLRLCGGDMGFTSALTFDLEVWSAAQGRWLEVSSASNFETYQANRLKLRYRGENNKMQLLHTLNGSALALPRIVAALLENNQAEDGIHLPEVLHSYCGFSKIG, from the coding sequence ATGCTGCAAGTTTCTGTTCTGCGAGACAATACCGAGCTGGTCCTGGCTGGCCTGGCCAAAAGACACTATAAAACCGCGGAGGCCGACGTTTCCGCCATCCTGAACCTGGACCAGCGCCGCAAGCAGCTGCAAACCGAGCACGACCAGGCCCAGGCCGAAGCCAACGACCTGGCCCGGCAGATCGGGGGCCTGATGAAAAGCGGCGACAAAGCCGGGGCCGAAACCCTGAAGGCCCGCACCGCCGAGCTCAAGCAGCTCACCAAGACCCATTCCGACGAACTGGTGCAGGTGGAGGAAGGCTTGCAGCAACTGCTCTATAAGCTGCCCAACGTGCCCCACAGCAGCGTACCCGAAGGCCGCTCGGCCGACGACAACGAGGTGGTGCGCGAAGTGGGCCAGAAGCCCGAACTGGCCGCCGGCGCCAAACCCCACTGGGACCTGATTGAGCAGTACGACATCATCGACTTTGCCCTGGGCAACAAGATTACCGGCGCGGGCTTTCCAGTATACAAAGGCCAGGGAGCCCGGTTGCAGCGCGCGTTGATCAACTTTTTCCTCGACGAAGCCCGCAACGCCGGCTACACCGAAATTCAGCCCCCGATTCTGGTCAACGAGGCCAGCGGCTACGGCACGGGCCAGCTGCCCGACAAGGAAGGCCAGATGTACCACTCCACGGCCGACGACTTATACCTGATTCCGACGGCCGAGGTGCCCATTACCAACCTCTACCGCAACGAAATCATTGCCGCCGAGAAGCTGCCGATCCGCAATGCCGGCTACACGCCCTGCTTCCGCCGCGAGGCCGGCTCCTGGGGCGCCCACGTGCGCGGCCTCAACCGCCTGCACCAGTTCGACAAGGTGGAAATCGTGCAGATTACCGAGCCCGAGAAAAGCTACGAGGCCCTGGAAGGCATGGTGGCCCACATCGAAGGGCTGCTGCAGAAGCTGGGCCTCCCCTACCGCGTGCTGCGCCTCTGCGGCGGCGACATGGGCTTCACCTCGGCCCTAACTTTTGACCTGGAAGTGTGGAGCGCGGCCCAGGGCCGGTGGCTGGAAGTAAGCTCGGCTTCGAACTTCGAAACCTACCAGGCCAACCGCCTCAAGCTGCGCTACCGCGGCGAAAATAACAAGATGCAGCTCCTGCACACGCTCAACGGCTCGGCCCTGGCCCTGCCCCGCATCGTGGCCGCCCTGCTGGAAAACAACCAGGCCGAGGACGGGATTCACTTGCCCGAAGTGCTGCACAGCTACTGCGGCTTCAGCAAGATCGGGTAA
- a CDS encoding UbiA family prenyltransferase, whose product MLLAYRRALPLLRIPFSVYLMPVYWFGLSALPRAVDGVRALGVFVVLHLLAYPASNGYNSYYDRDEGSIGGLKQPPKVSEELIHLVWLFDALAVLGGWLLSPLFAALVAVYLLISKAYSYEGIRLKKYPFLSTFVVVVFQGAYTFLMTQVGAGATPAAILEPTNLLLALVSTLFLCGSYPLTQVYQHQEDRQRGDLTLSLWLGLRGTFVFAAVGLLSGALLLGFTYWQRHEIRNLLIFLVATGPVVVLFGRWAWAVWLRPAAADFEHTMRMNQVSSLCLSAAFVLMLLWALAGR is encoded by the coding sequence ATGCTGCTTGCTTACCGCCGGGCGCTGCCCTTGCTGCGCATCCCCTTTTCCGTGTACCTGATGCCCGTTTACTGGTTTGGGCTGAGCGCGCTGCCCCGGGCCGTGGACGGCGTCCGGGCCCTGGGTGTGTTCGTGGTGCTGCACCTGCTGGCGTATCCGGCCTCAAACGGCTACAACTCCTACTACGACCGGGACGAGGGCAGCATTGGGGGCCTGAAACAGCCGCCGAAGGTGTCGGAGGAGCTGATTCACCTGGTCTGGCTCTTCGACGCGCTAGCCGTGCTGGGCGGCTGGCTTTTGTCGCCGCTGTTTGCGGCCCTGGTGGCCGTGTACCTGCTTATTTCGAAAGCCTACAGCTACGAGGGTATCCGGCTCAAGAAATACCCGTTTCTGAGCACCTTCGTCGTCGTCGTTTTTCAGGGCGCCTACACGTTCCTTATGACGCAGGTCGGCGCCGGCGCCACTCCTGCGGCTATTTTGGAGCCAACCAACCTGCTGCTGGCCCTGGTCAGTACGCTGTTTTTGTGCGGCTCTTACCCGCTTACCCAGGTATACCAGCACCAGGAAGACCGGCAGCGCGGCGACCTGACGCTGAGCCTGTGGCTGGGTTTGCGCGGCACGTTCGTCTTTGCCGCCGTGGGCTTGCTGAGCGGGGCCTTGCTGCTGGGTTTCACTTATTGGCAGCGCCACGAAATTCGCAACCTGCTTATTTTTCTGGTGGCCACCGGGCCCGTGGTGGTGCTCTTTGGACGCTGGGCCTGGGCCGTGTGGCTCCGCCCCGCCGCCGCCGACTTCGAGCATACCATGCGCATGAACCAGGTATCGTCGCTGTGCCTGAGTGCGGCGTTTGTGCTGATGCTACTCTGGGCCCTTGCCGGCCGATAA
- a CDS encoding UBP-type zinc finger domain-containing protein, which yields MALCEHLSALETLVPAADYSCPECVAQGDTWVHLRVCQSCGHVGCCDQSKNKHATKHFQATQHPVIISAEPGEQWAWCYQDSQMAEY from the coding sequence ATGGCACTTTGTGAACACCTTTCGGCCCTCGAAACCCTGGTTCCGGCCGCCGACTACAGCTGCCCCGAGTGCGTAGCCCAGGGCGACACCTGGGTGCACCTGCGCGTGTGCCAGAGCTGCGGCCACGTGGGCTGCTGCGACCAATCAAAAAACAAGCACGCTACCAAGCATTTCCAGGCTACCCAGCATCCGGTGATTATTTCAGCCGAGCCCGGCGAGCAGTGGGCCTGGTGCTACCAGGATAGCCAGATGGCCGAGTATTAA
- a CDS encoding helix-hairpin-helix domain-containing protein, translated as MDNRALIRAFRLAASLMELHDENPFKIRAYEGTAATLERLELPVADMDRTGLPDRTGLSKTAAAKVAEMLDTGTFEELRKLLEITPPGVVEMLNIKGIGPKKIRVLWRELGVESPEQLREAAERDEVSKLKGFGKKTQDTILAALEFNQESRGKVLYPQAEELAEELARRLRDTLRTDSVAVAGEVRRRLEIVETVTLVAATTQPRQAHELLNGLDGLTPDPQRSGPFAWRGTATASGVKVEVYLVSKEDFVNQLFLHSAAEAHLSEPLTDARAGSLRQLVKREKFYQETAIYEKAGLQYVEPELREGLGEVALAQEKKLPELLTDEDLRGSLHNHSTYSDGSHTLRQMAEFLRDQGYEYLGICDHSQAAHYANGLSPERVRQQQREIDQLNQELAPFRIFKGIESDILGDGNLDYSNSVLESFDFIVASVHSNLRMDERKATERLLRAIANPYTTMLGHPTGRLLLRREGYPINHKAIIDACAQHNVIIEINSNPWRLDLDWRWVRYALDQGVKLSINPDAHHTDGYADMRYGVMMGRKGGLTKDMTFNALSGEEVAAYFAERKANIKPPLEYKDSLFG; from the coding sequence GTGGATAACCGCGCCCTCATCCGTGCCTTTCGCCTCGCCGCGTCGCTCATGGAGCTGCACGACGAAAACCCGTTCAAAATCCGCGCCTACGAAGGCACCGCTGCCACGCTGGAGCGCCTGGAGCTGCCCGTGGCCGACATGGACCGCACCGGCCTGCCCGACCGGACCGGCCTGAGCAAGACGGCCGCCGCCAAAGTGGCCGAGATGCTCGATACGGGCACGTTTGAGGAATTGCGCAAGCTGCTGGAAATAACCCCGCCCGGCGTGGTGGAAATGCTCAACATCAAGGGTATCGGGCCCAAGAAAATCCGGGTTTTGTGGCGGGAGCTGGGCGTGGAGAGTCCTGAGCAGTTGCGCGAGGCCGCCGAGCGCGACGAGGTGAGCAAGCTCAAGGGCTTCGGCAAAAAGACCCAGGACACGATTCTGGCCGCCCTCGAATTCAACCAGGAAAGCCGGGGCAAAGTGCTCTACCCCCAGGCCGAGGAGCTAGCCGAAGAGCTGGCCCGCCGCCTGCGCGACACCCTGCGCACCGACTCGGTGGCCGTGGCCGGGGAAGTGCGCCGCCGCCTCGAAATCGTGGAAACCGTGACGCTGGTGGCCGCCACAACCCAGCCCCGGCAGGCCCACGAGCTGCTCAACGGCCTCGACGGCCTCACGCCCGACCCGCAGCGCTCCGGCCCGTTTGCCTGGCGCGGGACGGCCACGGCCTCGGGCGTGAAAGTGGAGGTGTATCTGGTCAGCAAAGAAGATTTCGTCAACCAGCTGTTCCTGCACTCGGCCGCCGAAGCCCACTTGTCGGAGCCGCTGACTGATGCGCGGGCCGGCTCGTTGCGGCAGCTGGTGAAGCGGGAGAAATTCTACCAGGAAACGGCCATTTACGAAAAGGCCGGCCTGCAATACGTGGAGCCCGAACTGCGCGAAGGACTGGGCGAAGTGGCCCTGGCTCAGGAGAAAAAGCTGCCCGAGCTGCTCACCGACGAAGACCTGCGCGGCTCCCTACACAACCACAGCACGTATTCCGACGGCAGCCACACCCTACGCCAGATGGCCGAGTTCCTGCGTGACCAGGGCTACGAGTACCTGGGCATCTGCGACCATTCGCAGGCCGCCCACTACGCCAACGGGCTGAGCCCCGAGCGGGTGCGGCAGCAGCAGCGCGAAATCGACCAGCTCAACCAGGAGCTGGCCCCGTTCCGCATCTTCAAGGGCATCGAGAGCGACATTCTCGGCGACGGCAACCTGGACTACTCGAACAGCGTGCTGGAGTCGTTCGACTTTATCGTGGCCTCGGTGCACAGCAACCTGCGCATGGACGAGCGCAAAGCCACCGAGCGGCTGTTGCGGGCTATTGCCAACCCCTACACCACCATGCTGGGCCACCCCACGGGTCGGCTCTTGCTGCGGCGCGAAGGCTACCCCATTAATCACAAAGCCATTATCGACGCCTGCGCCCAGCACAACGTCATCATCGAAATCAACTCCAACCCCTGGCGCCTCGACCTGGACTGGCGCTGGGTGCGCTACGCCCTCGACCAAGGCGTCAAGCTCAGCATCAATCCCGACGCCCACCACACCGACGGCTACGCCGACATGCGCTACGGCGTGATGATGGGCCGCAAGGGCGGGCTGACTAAGGACATGACTTTCAACGCCCTGAGCGGAGAAGAAGTGGCCGCCTACTTTGCCGAGCGCAAAGCCAACATCAAGCCCCCGCTGGAATACAAAGACTCCCTGTTTGGGTAA
- a CDS encoding OsmC family protein translates to MLLDKHVLVRVGAEALQADVQAGRHTFLIDEPVEVGGKDQGPTPYDLLLSALGACTAITLRLYANQKKWPLEGIEVRLSHQRVHEHDCEKCEQPGQMLEEVTKELRLLGPLTEEQRQRLEVISQKCPVQKTLMSGLRIVTRLVPETEFLAS, encoded by the coding sequence ATGTTACTGGATAAACACGTGCTGGTGCGCGTCGGAGCCGAAGCCCTGCAGGCCGACGTGCAGGCCGGCCGCCACACCTTCCTCATTGATGAGCCCGTGGAAGTGGGCGGGAAGGATCAGGGCCCCACGCCCTACGACTTGCTGCTCAGTGCCCTGGGTGCCTGCACCGCCATTACGCTGCGCCTGTACGCCAACCAGAAAAAATGGCCGCTCGAAGGCATTGAGGTGCGCCTGAGCCACCAGCGCGTGCACGAGCACGACTGCGAAAAGTGCGAGCAGCCCGGCCAGATGCTGGAAGAAGTAACCAAGGAGCTCCGCCTGCTGGGGCCCCTGACCGAGGAGCAGCGCCAGCGCCTGGAAGTTATTTCCCAAAAGTGCCCAGTGCAGAAAACCCTGATGAGCGGCCTGCGCATCGTCACCCGCCTCGTGCCCGAAACCGAATTTTTGGCTTCCTAA
- a CDS encoding EVE domain-containing protein — protein sequence MNYWLVKSEPSAYSWLTFTQDGRTDWTGVRNFQARNYLQQMQPGDLVLFYHSMTEKAVVGIAEVGAGAAPDATAEAGSGWVAVELRPQQALARPVTLAQIKQDSRLTQIGLLRQSRLSVMPLRAEEFDVLLELGS from the coding sequence ATGAATTACTGGCTCGTTAAATCAGAACCCAGCGCTTATTCCTGGCTTACCTTCACCCAGGACGGCCGCACCGACTGGACCGGGGTGCGCAACTTCCAGGCCCGCAACTACCTGCAGCAGATGCAGCCCGGCGACCTGGTGCTGTTCTACCACAGCATGACCGAGAAGGCCGTGGTGGGCATTGCCGAGGTCGGGGCCGGGGCCGCCCCCGATGCCACCGCCGAGGCCGGCAGCGGCTGGGTAGCCGTGGAGCTGCGCCCCCAGCAGGCCCTGGCCCGCCCCGTGACCTTGGCCCAAATCAAGCAGGACAGCCGCCTGACCCAGATTGGGCTGCTGCGCCAGTCGCGCCTGAGCGTGATGCCGCTGCGGGCCGAGGAATTCGACGTGCTGCTGGAGCTCGGCAGCTAG
- a CDS encoding zinc ribbon domain-containing protein: MLEPAESQLVHRTIREGLALVKAEAQKRGRILHPMELTGTARAWQPMLEMYRLLTGFVETNPNAVLHHSVELYGPPCPKCRKPLRTPEARFCAACGFGQQEVTPNSLPLAQRRPELF; this comes from the coding sequence ATGCTGGAGCCCGCCGAAAGCCAACTGGTCCACCGCACTATTCGGGAGGGTTTGGCCCTGGTAAAAGCCGAGGCGCAGAAACGGGGCCGAATTCTGCACCCTATGGAATTAACCGGCACAGCGCGAGCCTGGCAGCCCATGCTGGAAATGTACCGGCTGCTGACGGGCTTTGTGGAAACCAATCCGAATGCCGTGTTGCATCATAGCGTTGAGCTCTACGGCCCGCCCTGCCCGAAATGCCGTAAGCCGCTGCGGACCCCGGAAGCCCGTTTTTGCGCGGCCTGCGGCTTCGGTCAGCAAGAGGTGACGCCAAATTCGCTGCCTTTGGCGCAGCGGCGGCCCGAGCTATTCTGA
- the rho gene encoding transcription termination factor Rho: protein MYNIEELKDRLLSELKEIAEELNVGNFKKLSKQDLIYKILDQQAITPADKLPKKVKTGDDKPAAAAPLAFSDVAVATAAPELPAAVAVAPAPARANSRAPRTTPPRRDNGVARATAAAAAPVAAAAPAPAVPAAVETAVAEPDGTAPDAAARPIKPYQRPERRSRSEARNRAEEAPAAIVAPETEGQNNANAEAAAPASAEVAVAAAPETAVAPAPIIFREPRPEQGNGQAREGREDGREPRNFRENREPRENREPREPRPDAPREYRADAPREGREGQNRENRDQREPRALRDSPRELREPRPEREGREGRREDRFAARDQQRQLRQGGEQRQSGEPRVQGEQAQQQRPRNDFDIVIPSEGTLEMMPDGGYGFLRSPFYNYLASPDDIYVAPQQVKQFALKAGDTVKCTIRPPREGEKYFALVGVDSINGRTLEEARDRIPFSNLTPLFAEERLKLSTKSSQLSTRILDLFAPIGKGQRGLIVAQPKTGKTVLLQEIANSISENHPEVYLIILLIDERPEEVTDMARSVKAEVLSSTFDETADRHVKIASIALEKAKRLVECGHDVVILLDSITRLARAYNTVQPASGKILSGGVDANALHKPKRFFGAARNVENGGSLTIIATALIETGSKMDEVIFEEFKGTGNMELQLDRKLANKRIFPAIDVPASGTRREDLLMSRDELNRIWVLRKFMADMTASEAMEFLKDRMKGTKDNEEFLLSMNG, encoded by the coding sequence ATGTACAATATTGAAGAGTTGAAGGACCGTCTGCTTTCTGAATTGAAGGAAATAGCGGAAGAACTGAACGTCGGTAACTTCAAAAAACTCAGCAAGCAGGATCTGATCTATAAGATTCTCGATCAGCAGGCCATCACGCCGGCCGACAAGCTCCCCAAAAAAGTGAAAACCGGGGACGACAAGCCCGCGGCGGCTGCGCCCCTGGCTTTCTCGGATGTGGCCGTGGCTACGGCTGCGCCCGAGCTGCCCGCCGCAGTAGCCGTGGCCCCCGCCCCGGCCCGCGCCAACTCCCGGGCCCCGCGCACGACGCCGCCCCGCCGCGATAATGGCGTAGCCCGCGCTACGGCCGCTGCAGCGGCTCCTGTGGCAGCTGCTGCGCCCGCGCCCGCGGTGCCCGCCGCCGTAGAAACTGCCGTAGCCGAGCCCGACGGTACCGCCCCTGACGCGGCCGCTCGCCCTATCAAACCCTACCAGCGCCCCGAGCGCCGCAGCCGCTCCGAAGCCCGCAACCGGGCCGAAGAAGCCCCCGCGGCAATCGTGGCTCCGGAAACGGAAGGACAGAATAATGCAAATGCAGAAGCAGCTGCTCCGGCCTCGGCTGAAGTGGCAGTAGCAGCTGCCCCCGAAACGGCCGTAGCTCCGGCCCCCATCATTTTCCGGGAGCCCCGTCCCGAGCAGGGCAATGGCCAAGCGCGCGAAGGCCGGGAAGACGGCCGGGAGCCCCGCAACTTCCGGGAAAACCGGGAGCCCCGCGAAAACCGCGAACCACGAGAACCCCGCCCCGATGCGCCCCGCGAGTACCGCGCTGATGCCCCGCGCGAAGGCCGGGAAGGCCAGAACCGGGAAAACCGTGACCAGCGGGAGCCCCGCGCCCTGCGCGACTCGCCCCGGGAGCTACGGGAGCCCCGCCCCGAGCGGGAGGGCCGCGAAGGCCGCCGCGAAGACCGGTTTGCCGCCCGCGACCAGCAGCGGCAGCTGCGGCAGGGTGGGGAGCAACGCCAGTCCGGCGAGCCTCGTGTTCAGGGTGAGCAGGCTCAGCAGCAGCGCCCCCGCAACGATTTCGACATTGTAATTCCCAGCGAAGGGACTCTGGAAATGATGCCCGACGGCGGCTACGGCTTCCTGCGGTCCCCTTTCTACAACTACCTCGCCTCGCCCGACGACATTTATGTGGCGCCCCAGCAGGTCAAGCAGTTTGCCCTGAAAGCCGGCGACACGGTGAAATGCACGATTCGGCCGCCCCGGGAAGGTGAAAAGTACTTCGCCCTGGTCGGTGTGGACAGCATCAACGGCCGCACGCTGGAGGAAGCCCGGGACCGTATCCCGTTCAGCAACCTGACCCCGCTCTTTGCCGAGGAGCGCCTGAAGCTCTCGACCAAGTCGAGCCAGCTCAGCACCCGGATTCTGGATTTGTTTGCCCCCATCGGCAAAGGCCAGCGCGGTTTGATTGTGGCTCAGCCCAAAACCGGTAAAACGGTGCTGCTGCAGGAAATTGCCAACTCCATTTCCGAAAATCACCCCGAAGTCTACCTCATCATCCTGCTCATTGATGAACGCCCGGAAGAAGTAACGGACATGGCCCGCTCGGTGAAAGCCGAGGTGCTGAGCTCCACCTTCGACGAAACGGCCGACCGCCACGTCAAAATTGCCAGCATTGCCCTGGAAAAGGCCAAGCGCCTCGTGGAGTGCGGGCACGACGTGGTAATCCTGCTCGACTCGATTACCCGCCTGGCCCGCGCCTACAACACGGTGCAGCCGGCTTCGGGCAAGATTCTCTCGGGTGGTGTGGATGCCAACGCCCTGCACAAGCCCAAGCGCTTCTTCGGCGCGGCCCGCAACGTGGAAAATGGCGGCTCGCTGACCATTATTGCCACGGCCCTGATTGAAACCGGCTCCAAGATGGACGAGGTTATCTTCGAGGAATTCAAAGGCACCGGTAACATGGAACTACAGCTGGACCGTAAGCTGGCCAACAAGCGTATTTTCCCGGCCATCGACGTGCCGGCTTCCGGTACCCGCCGCGAAGACCTGCTCATGAGCCGCGACGAGCTGAACCGCATCTGGGTGCTGCGCAAATTCATGGCCGACATGACCGCCTCGGAGGCCATGGAGTTCTTGAAGGACCGTATGAAAGGCACCAAGGACAACGAGGAGTTCCTGCTGTCGATGAACGGCTAA